The following coding sequences lie in one Pyrobaculum sp. 3827-6 genomic window:
- a CDS encoding ATP-binding protein: MQLVYGLEGCGKSAWLKQAAELLKELGYDVIYVNPLQRESPRLSWQT; the protein is encoded by the coding sequence ATGCAACTGGTCTACGGGCTTGAGGGGTGTGGCAAGTCTGCGTGGCTTAAGCAGGCCGCTGAGTTGCTGAAAGAGTTGGGCTACGACGTAATTTATGTAAATCCCCTTCAGCGCGAATCGCCGAGATTAAGCTGGCAAACCTAG
- a CDS encoding PaREP1 family protein — protein MQIVHPWRDLRRYVEIRLLEALAEADLALRFLDEGLRRNAAGKAFQAWKAALAAAGALARDLMTAKYRGRVVTREGAEVELADWVIALMPTSRMWEAARVLRRAYGDEVVLLTALALSLHEVQYNGLDESGVLSRYSSLEQVEEDIREVIERTRRFVEELRRRL, from the coding sequence GTGCAGATAGTTCATCCCTGGCGGGATCTGAGGCGCTATGTGGAGATTAGGCTCTTAGAGGCGCTGGCGGAGGCTGATTTGGCTCTGCGTTTTCTCGACGAGGGGTTGCGTAGAAACGCGGCTGGGAAGGCCTTCCAGGCTTGGAAAGCCGCTCTCGCCGCGGCGGGCGCGCTGGCGAGAGATTTAATGACGGCGAAATATAGGGGGAGGGTGGTTACGCGAGAGGGCGCTGAGGTGGAGCTGGCAGATTGGGTAATAGCCCTGATGCCCACAAGCAGGATGTGGGAGGCGGCCCGTGTGTTGAGGAGAGCCTACGGCGACGAGGTGGTTCTCCTAACGGCTCTGGCGCTCAGCCTCCACGAGGTTCAGTACAACGGGCTAGATGAAAGCGGCGTTTTGAGCCGGTACTCCAGCCTCGAGCAGGTAGAGGAGGACATTAGGGAGGTTATCGAGCGGACCAGAAGATTCGTCGAGGAGTTGAGGAGGAGGCTATAA
- the amrB gene encoding AmmeMemoRadiSam system protein B produces the protein MRVRKPAVAGYFYESEREELLQQIDWAVKHELGPKALQMPKLGAEALGGVAPHAGYMYSGPVAAWLYSYLAGFGKPDAFVVVGPNHYGIGAPVAIMKSGVWETPLGRLEIDEELAGLIASHYKELEDDFYAFAKEHSLEVQMPFIQYYFGDVKIVPITIWRQTLSTSRELGVAIAKALREYGRRAYVIASSDFNHYEPHDVTMRKDEMAISKILKLDEASLFEVASKFDISICGLGPIGILIVAAKELGYLNATLLKHATSGDTSGYRDETVGYASILFYR, from the coding sequence ATGCGGGTCAGAAAGCCGGCGGTCGCCGGCTATTTCTACGAGTCGGAACGCGAGGAGTTGTTGCAACAAATAGACTGGGCAGTGAAGCACGAGCTGGGGCCGAAGGCTCTCCAAATGCCTAAGCTCGGCGCCGAGGCCCTGGGGGGCGTGGCCCCCCACGCTGGCTATATGTATTCGGGGCCCGTGGCCGCTTGGCTATATTCCTACCTAGCCGGCTTCGGGAAGCCGGACGCCTTCGTCGTTGTGGGCCCCAATCACTACGGAATAGGCGCCCCCGTGGCGATTATGAAGTCAGGTGTCTGGGAGACCCCCCTGGGGCGGCTTGAAATAGACGAGGAGCTAGCCGGGCTTATCGCCTCGCATTACAAAGAGCTGGAGGACGACTTCTACGCCTTTGCCAAGGAGCACTCGTTAGAGGTGCAGATGCCCTTCATACAATACTACTTCGGCGACGTTAAAATAGTCCCGATCACCATTTGGAGACAGACGCTTTCCACATCAAGAGAGCTGGGGGTTGCAATAGCCAAGGCGTTGAGAGAGTACGGCAGAAGGGCGTATGTAATCGCAAGTAGCGATTTTAACCACTACGAGCCCCACGACGTGACGATGCGGAAAGACGAGATGGCTATTAGCAAGATTTTGAAACTAGACGAGGCGAGTCTATTCGAAGTCGCGTCTAAGTTCGACATCTCAATATGCGGCCTGGGGCCTATAGGCATCCTTATCGTAGCCGCCAAGGAGCTCGGCTATCTAAACGCCACTTTGCTGAAACACGCCACTTCGGGAGACACCAGCGGCTATAGAGACGAAACTGTTGGATACGCCAGCATCCTATTCTACCGCTAG
- the pyk gene encoding pyruvate kinase, with the protein MTLTKRVATLGPSTDSLPPDEFEKLLDLVDGVRINLAHATLDEVKTRINAVRTYERSRNRPLAIIVDLKGPGVRVGNTESINIKEGDRVVFRFSPKSDGSYVPVVAKTFFQVVEPGDAILMLDGKLRLRVVEAGPDVVISVAESSGVVTSGKAVVVEGKDYDIPTPAEEDVEVLKGISVVREEIDYVSASLVRSCGDVQRVKSLLRELGFDSHLVVKIETRGAVEKLGELAECSDYVVVARGDLGLHYGLDALPIIQRRVVHTSLRHGKPVAVATQLLDSVQYSPTPTRAEVNDVFTTASMGVDSLWLTNETASGRYPLAAASWLSKILSTVEYQITELAQPQDARDRFAKGLVELAGDLGANILVFSRSGTLAKRIAKFRPLGTVYVGTPNVRVARALSIIWALEPLHIPVESYEEGLERLISLRGSAPFVATYGIRGGTHMVKIRLS; encoded by the coding sequence GTGACTCTTACCAAGAGAGTCGCCACGTTGGGCCCCTCCACCGACTCGCTACCGCCTGACGAGTTTGAGAAACTCCTCGACTTGGTAGACGGCGTCAGGATTAACCTCGCCCACGCCACTCTCGACGAGGTTAAGACAAGGATAAACGCGGTGAGGACCTACGAGAGGAGCCGCAACCGGCCGCTTGCCATCATTGTGGATCTCAAAGGCCCAGGCGTGAGGGTGGGGAACACAGAATCTATTAACATAAAAGAGGGGGATAGGGTAGTTTTCAGATTTAGCCCAAAGTCGGACGGCTCTTACGTCCCCGTGGTGGCCAAGACGTTTTTCCAGGTAGTCGAGCCTGGCGACGCCATCTTGATGCTAGATGGCAAGCTTAGGCTTAGGGTGGTTGAGGCGGGTCCGGACGTGGTGATCTCTGTGGCGGAGTCAAGCGGGGTTGTGACTAGTGGGAAGGCCGTGGTGGTTGAGGGGAAGGATTACGACATCCCCACCCCCGCGGAGGAGGATGTGGAGGTATTGAAGGGAATCTCCGTAGTTAGAGAAGAGATCGATTACGTCTCTGCTAGCCTTGTGAGGAGCTGTGGAGATGTGCAACGTGTAAAATCCCTCCTCAGGGAGCTTGGGTTCGACAGCCACTTGGTTGTGAAGATAGAGACTAGGGGGGCAGTTGAAAAGTTGGGGGAGCTCGCGGAGTGTAGCGATTACGTAGTGGTGGCTAGAGGGGATTTAGGTCTGCATTATGGACTCGACGCCTTACCCATAATACAGAGGAGGGTAGTACACACATCGCTTAGACACGGCAAGCCGGTTGCCGTGGCTACCCAACTCCTAGACTCTGTGCAGTACTCGCCGACCCCCACGAGAGCTGAGGTTAACGACGTCTTCACCACGGCGTCTATGGGCGTAGATAGCCTCTGGCTTACCAACGAGACTGCAAGCGGCAGATACCCCCTGGCAGCCGCCAGCTGGCTCTCAAAAATACTATCGACAGTGGAGTACCAAATCACAGAGCTCGCCCAGCCACAGGACGCTAGGGACCGCTTCGCCAAGGGCCTTGTGGAGCTCGCCGGAGATCTTGGGGCCAATATACTTGTTTTCAGCAGGAGCGGCACTTTGGCAAAGAGAATAGCGAAGTTTAGACCTCTCGGCACAGTCTACGTGGGGACGCCGAATGTTAGAGTTGCCCGCGCCCTCTCTATAATATGGGCCTTGGAGCCGCTACACATACCTGTCGAGAGTTATGAGGAGGGGCTTGAGAGACTTATCTCGCTGAGGGGCTCAGCCCCCTTCGTAGCCACTTATGGAATTAGAGGGGGGACTCATATGGTGAAGATAAGGCTTTCCTAG
- a CDS encoding serine/threonine-protein kinase: protein MDSWLAATPAVVSSLASWFAYRHYAVLGWIILSTLLLILSGNGAVLLLNTTLITLVIFRAIYDRYRIATMILFTIVTFIKILILIEYYLNEILIYIYYLVDEVFTGYSIALMYLYNFKPSQLGKSLWLLLPASALVSTSTLPLSVLAGSTAALADVSPMLVIALAAFNVYYLTSLGEFLSILPALMLLLSYVLTYKRVLYLSTQPPLGWLYSWLGGRYKVVRLLGIGGFSYVLMVRQKGSVYAAKILRYLDDYGAPLAGDENILRHFGQEMNRYLEIRSDYVVKAFEVYLPAVGYNDMRQYMKNPPYILLEYMEGGTLRDLLRARKRLPPGQVAELFKQLAQGLYEIHKHNIVHLDIKPENIMFTRDRKTAKIGDMGIAKVVTGGYVHSSFMSPAYAAPEVKKGTASFASDIYSLGCVLYEALTGINPNVFIENGYQIPPPSTYAADVPAWMDEIVLKMLSIDPSKRPSAAELVNFISNILESRR from the coding sequence GTGGATAGCTGGCTAGCGGCAACTCCGGCTGTTGTGTCCTCACTTGCCAGCTGGTTTGCATACAGACACTACGCTGTGCTAGGTTGGATTATCCTGTCAACCCTTTTGCTAATCCTCTCAGGTAACGGCGCCGTCTTACTCCTAAATACTACATTGATAACGTTGGTAATCTTTAGGGCTATCTACGATAGATATAGAATTGCAACAATGATTTTATTTACAATAGTTACTTTTATAAAAATATTAATTCTTATTGAATACTACTTGAATGAAATATTAATCTATATATATTACTTAGTTGATGAAGTATTTACAGGATACTCAATTGCATTAATGTACCTATACAACTTCAAGCCAAGCCAGCTCGGCAAATCCCTATGGTTGCTATTACCGGCGTCTGCCTTAGTCTCTACGTCCACGCTACCGCTTTCGGTCTTAGCTGGGAGCACGGCGGCTTTAGCCGACGTGTCGCCTATGTTAGTGATAGCTCTGGCGGCTTTCAACGTTTACTACCTCACATCTCTAGGCGAATTCCTAAGCATTTTGCCTGCGTTAATGCTTCTACTATCTTATGTACTCACTTATAAGAGGGTTCTCTACCTCTCCACACAGCCACCTCTGGGCTGGCTATATTCTTGGCTAGGCGGGCGGTATAAGGTGGTCCGCCTCCTAGGGATAGGCGGATTTAGCTATGTACTAATGGTGAGGCAGAAGGGGAGTGTCTACGCCGCGAAGATACTACGTTACCTTGACGACTACGGGGCGCCGTTGGCTGGAGACGAGAATATCTTACGCCATTTTGGACAGGAGATGAACCGATACCTCGAAATAAGGTCGGACTACGTAGTAAAGGCTTTTGAGGTATACCTACCAGCGGTGGGGTACAACGACATGCGTCAATACATGAAAAACCCGCCCTACATATTGCTAGAGTATATGGAGGGGGGGACGTTGAGAGATCTGTTGAGGGCTCGGAAGAGGCTGCCGCCGGGTCAGGTGGCGGAGTTGTTTAAACAGCTGGCCCAGGGGCTGTACGAAATTCACAAACACAACATCGTCCACCTGGACATAAAGCCTGAGAATATAATGTTCACAAGAGACAGGAAGACGGCGAAAATAGGCGACATGGGAATAGCCAAGGTGGTAACTGGCGGCTATGTGCACAGTAGCTTCATGTCGCCCGCATACGCAGCGCCTGAGGTTAAGAAAGGCACCGCGTCGTTCGCCTCTGATATATACTCGCTGGGGTGCGTCCTCTACGAGGCGCTGACTGGCATAAACCCCAACGTGTTTATTGAAAATGGCTACCAGATACCGCCCCCAAGTACTTATGCCGCTGACGTACCTGCATGGATGGATGAAATTGTCCTAAAGATGCTGAGCATAGATCCGTCAAAGAGGCCAAGCGCCGCCGAGCTAGTTAACTTTATATCGAACATTTTAGAGAGTCGACGATGA
- the cysS gene encoding cysteine--tRNA ligase, translated as MRIYNTATREVEEFTTYVPRLVRGYVCGITPYDHVHVGHGRVYVFFDMFRRYLEAVGYEVKLVINFTDVDDKIINRAREEFGQEAYRRWREVPERYIAEFFEMSKRLYIKPASAYPRVTENVGDMVAWISALVEKGYAYVAPDGSVYFEVGKVPNYGVLSRQKIEELIAGARVEPEPGKRNPLDFALWKSWSHGEPWWESPWCPGRPGWHLECVVMSTKHLGVPFDFHGGGADLIFPHHENEIAIAKAYFGVDNFARYWIHVGYLTVRGEKMSKSLGNVITLKEVLSRYSGEALRLAYAMSHYRKPMEFSFELLDQAEDMVKTLYTAYDELSQAVADAGEEDREKLEYGRFVESFYAALEDDFSTPQAVQQLHGLARYIISTVLHRVDKVSRQTALDLLTQYVKMADVLGVLERREVPKEVDEVVKALVEARARLRRERQYQLADYLRDRLAGVGVELHDFGQRTYYTYKRRL; from the coding sequence ATGCGGATCTACAACACGGCGACAAGGGAGGTGGAGGAATTCACGACGTATGTCCCTCGCCTTGTCCGCGGCTACGTCTGTGGAATCACGCCTTACGACCACGTCCATGTGGGGCACGGGCGGGTGTACGTCTTCTTTGACATGTTTAGGCGGTATCTAGAGGCCGTTGGTTACGAGGTGAAGCTGGTGATAAACTTCACCGACGTGGACGACAAGATTATAAACAGGGCGCGGGAGGAATTTGGGCAGGAGGCGTATAGGCGGTGGAGAGAGGTGCCGGAGAGGTACATAGCCGAGTTTTTTGAAATGTCAAAAAGGCTGTACATAAAGCCGGCGTCTGCCTACCCCAGAGTTACAGAAAACGTGGGGGATATGGTGGCGTGGATCTCCGCCCTCGTGGAGAAGGGCTATGCATACGTGGCGCCTGACGGCTCCGTATATTTCGAGGTGGGGAAGGTGCCTAACTACGGCGTCCTCTCCAGACAGAAAATAGAGGAATTAATCGCCGGGGCCAGGGTGGAGCCCGAGCCGGGCAAGAGAAACCCCCTTGACTTCGCCTTGTGGAAAAGCTGGAGCCACGGCGAGCCTTGGTGGGAGTCGCCGTGGTGCCCCGGCAGGCCGGGCTGGCATCTGGAGTGCGTCGTGATGTCCACGAAGCACCTCGGCGTGCCCTTCGACTTCCACGGCGGAGGCGCCGACCTCATATTCCCCCACCACGAAAACGAAATAGCAATAGCCAAGGCCTACTTCGGCGTTGACAACTTCGCCCGGTACTGGATCCACGTGGGGTACCTCACCGTCAGGGGGGAGAAGATGTCGAAGTCTCTGGGCAACGTAATTACGCTGAAGGAGGTGCTGTCTAGATACAGCGGCGAGGCCTTGAGGCTGGCCTACGCCATGAGCCACTACCGCAAGCCAATGGAATTCTCCTTTGAGCTCTTAGATCAAGCGGAAGACATGGTGAAGACCCTCTACACCGCCTACGACGAGCTGAGCCAAGCCGTGGCAGACGCAGGCGAGGAGGACAGGGAGAAGCTGGAGTACGGGAGGTTTGTGGAGTCGTTCTACGCCGCACTGGAGGACGACTTCTCGACCCCCCAGGCGGTGCAACAGCTACATGGGCTGGCCCGTTACATAATCTCCACCGTCCTGCACAGGGTGGACAAGGTTTCGCGCCAGACGGCGCTTGACCTCCTCACGCAGTACGTCAAAATGGCCGACGTGCTCGGCGTGCTGGAGCGGAGAGAAGTGCCGAAGGAGGTGGACGAGGTGGTGAAGGCGCTTGTAGAGGCGAGGGCCAGGCTGAGGCGGGAGAGGCAGTACCAGCTCGCGGACTATCTGAGAGATAGACTCGCCGGGGTCGGAGTAGAGCTGCACGACTTCGGGCAGAGGACGTATTACACCTATAAAAGGAGGTTATAG
- a CDS encoding aspartyl protease, with translation MGFIKVKVGVFNPAAPEHVVEVEGVVDTGAIYTVVRRDVLESLGVKPLRRRRFKAFGGYVERDVGEVGLVLMGERRVVPVIFGEAEDVIVVGMTALEIFGLEVDPVRGTLKEAELLLL, from the coding sequence ATGGGCTTCATCAAGGTTAAGGTTGGCGTATTCAACCCAGCCGCGCCGGAGCACGTCGTTGAGGTAGAAGGCGTGGTGGACACGGGGGCTATATACACCGTGGTGAGGAGAGACGTGCTCGAGTCGCTCGGCGTAAAGCCCTTGAGGAGGCGTAGATTCAAGGCATTCGGCGGCTACGTGGAGAGGGACGTGGGAGAAGTAGGCCTCGTCTTAATGGGCGAGAGGCGGGTGGTGCCCGTGATTTTCGGAGAGGCCGAGGACGTAATCGTCGTCGGGATGACGGCGCTTGAGATCTTCGGCCTAGAGGTCGACCCCGTGAGGGGGACTCTTAAAGAGGCCGAGCTGTTGCTCCTCTAG
- the rpsB gene encoding 30S ribosomal protein S2, translated as MSEEMQYEYLVPLEKYLSAGVRLGTRLSNKYLEDRGFIFAVRPDGLRIFDIKKIDERLKIAAKLIARYPPDRILVHTTRPYGFKPVQMFCKFVGCRALTGRFIPGTLTNPNLPHYQEVDLLFVVDPKLDAQAVSEAAKMGIPVIALVDTDTPHQYIDFMIPCNNKGRKSLALIFWVLARQVLRERGELKPDQDLPVPPEEFETRLVQT; from the coding sequence ATGTCGGAGGAAATGCAGTATGAGTATTTAGTCCCGCTTGAGAAGTATCTAAGCGCCGGCGTGAGGCTGGGCACGCGGCTGTCTAATAAATACCTCGAAGATAGAGGCTTCATATTCGCGGTGAGGCCCGACGGGTTGAGGATATTTGACATTAAGAAAATAGACGAGCGGTTAAAAATAGCGGCCAAGTTAATTGCCAGGTATCCGCCAGACAGAATCTTAGTCCACACCACGAGGCCCTACGGCTTTAAGCCGGTGCAGATGTTTTGTAAATTTGTTGGTTGCAGAGCGCTTACTGGTAGATTCATACCGGGTACATTGACAAACCCAAATCTGCCCCACTACCAAGAAGTTGACCTACTCTTCGTGGTCGATCCTAAGCTGGACGCGCAGGCGGTTAGCGAGGCCGCCAAGATGGGAATCCCGGTAATTGCCCTTGTAGACACCGACACCCCGCACCAGTACATCGACTTTATGATACCGTGTAATAACAAGGGTAGGAAAAGCCTCGCCTTGATATTCTGGGTACTTGCTAGGCAGGTGCTGAGGGAGAGGGGCGAGTTGAAACCAGACCAGGACCTCCCGGTGCCGCCCGAGGAGTTCGAGACGCGGCTTGTACAGACGTAA
- the moaA gene encoding GTP 3',8-cyclase MoaA, giving the protein MLFDRYGRPFQKLRYVVNDECNYNCVFCHFEGQLRRQGKGLTAEDYGFVTSVFKSLGVSDFKITGGEPLLRSDLDLVISNIAKSGAVVTLTTNGYLLRRWIDKLHAAGLRRINVSVHVADPERYSKIAGVPPGAFHEVLRGLVETRNRGISLKLNAVVMRGINTDRESIKGLIRLATSLGASLQFIELMPSGSGVKIFDDYYEPIETVVSIIEELGGRPVGVRKELHNRPLYAVAGVTVELIKNFNNPTFCSGCTTMRLTSDGKLKTCIYAEPAVDLLPYIKTRDVEGLVYAVRQALAKREPKFKLYSSS; this is encoded by the coding sequence GTGCTTTTTGATAGATATGGCAGACCTTTCCAGAAGCTTAGGTACGTGGTTAATGACGAATGTAACTATAACTGTGTCTTCTGCCACTTTGAGGGTCAGTTGAGGCGCCAAGGCAAGGGCTTAACGGCTGAGGACTATGGTTTTGTTACGTCGGTGTTCAAATCGCTGGGGGTCTCCGACTTCAAGATTACCGGCGGCGAGCCTCTTCTGAGAAGCGACTTAGATCTAGTAATTTCGAATATTGCTAAGAGCGGGGCGGTGGTTACGTTGACTACAAACGGCTACTTGTTGAGAAGGTGGATTGATAAGCTACATGCGGCGGGGCTGAGGAGAATCAACGTGTCGGTGCATGTCGCAGATCCTGAGAGATACTCAAAAATCGCCGGCGTGCCGCCCGGCGCTTTTCACGAAGTTTTAAGGGGCCTCGTCGAGACTAGAAACAGGGGTATTTCGCTTAAGCTAAATGCCGTGGTGATGCGCGGAATAAATACAGATAGAGAAAGCATAAAGGGATTGATAAGACTTGCAACATCCCTTGGGGCATCTCTCCAGTTTATTGAACTAATGCCAAGTGGGTCAGGCGTCAAGATCTTTGACGATTACTACGAGCCCATAGAGACCGTGGTGTCTATCATTGAAGAGCTGGGGGGTAGACCAGTGGGGGTGAGGAAGGAACTCCATAATAGGCCTCTCTACGCAGTGGCCGGAGTAACAGTCGAGTTGATTAAGAACTTCAATAACCCCACTTTCTGTAGCGGGTGCACTACTATGAGGTTGACAAGCGACGGCAAGTTAAAGACGTGTATATACGCCGAGCCAGCCGTCGATCTGTTGCCATATATAAAGACGCGCGACGTCGAAGGCTTGGTTTACGCCGTACGCCAAGCGCTTGCAAAGAGAGAGCCTAAATTCAAGCTCTACTCCTCCTCGTAG
- a CDS encoding aspartyl protease family protein, which produces MGTFTVRALVWNIHNPAKAVEVGLLVDAGAIYTVMPAGLLESLGVSAVRVARLRLADGRVVERLVGEVGIDVEGFRASATPVAFGDRDIYLLGSVTMEQLGLAPDPAEKRLKPVEALLMGIYGGSIRVETVR; this is translated from the coding sequence GTGGGCACGTTTACCGTAAGGGCTCTGGTGTGGAATATCCACAACCCTGCAAAAGCAGTGGAGGTTGGCCTGTTAGTAGACGCAGGAGCGATCTATACGGTGATGCCAGCGGGGTTGCTGGAGAGTTTGGGGGTCTCTGCGGTGAGGGTGGCTAGGCTGAGGCTGGCGGACGGCAGAGTTGTGGAGAGGCTCGTGGGCGAGGTGGGGATAGATGTCGAGGGCTTCAGAGCCTCGGCCACTCCTGTGGCCTTTGGCGACCGTGATATATACCTACTGGGCTCCGTAACTATGGAACAGCTGGGCCTGGCGCCAGACCCCGCGGAGAAGAGGCTCAAACCGGTGGAGGCGCTACTAATGGGGATCTACGGAGGTTCGATACGTGTGGAGACAGTGAGGTAG
- a CDS encoding FHA domain-containing protein — protein MTWRCPVCGTENRDDELMCRVCGAYKPEATTRKISQVVKEVVSAVVVVEILESPIETLVGRRFEFKASSPGAVITVGRAVENNVVVPDPAVSRRHLRLIVTSNGVVVEDLGSSNGTYLIEGGRERQVKVENVGGGALVRIGNTKLRISLSR, from the coding sequence ATGACGTGGAGATGCCCCGTCTGCGGCACCGAGAACCGAGACGACGAATTGATGTGTAGGGTGTGCGGCGCCTATAAGCCCGAGGCAACTACTAGAAAAATAAGTCAGGTAGTGAAAGAGGTAGTCTCCGCGGTGGTTGTCGTAGAGATCTTGGAGAGCCCCATCGAGACGCTTGTGGGTAGGAGGTTCGAGTTTAAGGCTAGTTCTCCAGGCGCCGTCATAACTGTGGGGAGGGCTGTGGAGAACAACGTCGTGGTGCCCGACCCAGCGGTGTCGCGGAGGCATCTGAGGCTTATAGTAACTTCTAATGGGGTAGTTGTAGAGGATCTGGGTAGTAGCAACGGCACGTACCTAATAGAGGGGGGGAGGGAGCGCCAGGTTAAGGTAGAGAACGTCGGCGGAGGGGCTCTGGTTAGGATAGGGAACACAAAGCTCAGGATTTCTCTTTCACGGTAA
- a CDS encoding beta-CASP ribonuclease aCPSF1, with protein MSFLELENKVKAILSGVDVVRVAFEGPNLCIYVKKPAENVLDMIGEVAKTLKKRVVLRADAGSRMSEKSAAKVIKEILEDVEDVVFESNGDVYIYLARPLRERDIKGAAREIFLRTGWRAVIESGVPRDRVKLPTHEIVGVRQIFHKAYAQRAELMDYLARYIHQEPVVKEGPITVTFLGAAMEVGRSAILVSTTESNVLLDCGLKPGQYDEDFPLLDLVDIDRLDAVVLTHAHMDHVGCLPLLFKYGYRGPVYMTDPTKYQAFILLSDYVELKEREGLQPSFSMADIEAVIYHTITLDYEEVTDIAPDIKLTFYDAGHEIGSAMAHLHIGNGRYNILYTGDFKYGKTRLLNRAVNKFKRVEMLIMESTYGGKDDVQPPRLEAENALAKHVSDTVSKGGKVLIPAFSTGRGQEILYILNKMMEGGLVPRVPIYVDGMIVETLNAYLMYPHYLNPEVAEEIYGGVNPFTTSGSVVIVDRAKRVEDRINQVAKIAQSEEPAVIIAPHGMLNGGPVLDYFAQLAYDERNKLIFVSYQAEGTLGRRILNGEREFVVRSLVGGESKIDMRMEVASIPGFSGHSDRRELMKYVEHMEPKPKKIVLIHGEPSKVISLATSIELKYKITTVIPKVGERIRAL; from the coding sequence GTGTCTTTTTTGGAATTGGAAAACAAGGTAAAGGCTATTCTGTCGGGTGTTGATGTGGTTAGGGTAGCTTTTGAAGGTCCTAACCTCTGTATATATGTAAAGAAGCCTGCTGAAAATGTGCTAGACATGATCGGCGAGGTGGCGAAGACGTTGAAGAAGCGTGTAGTTCTCAGAGCCGATGCAGGTAGCAGGATGTCTGAGAAAAGCGCGGCTAAGGTAATTAAAGAGATTCTTGAAGACGTTGAAGATGTGGTTTTTGAAAGTAACGGCGATGTCTATATTTACCTCGCGCGTCCTCTGCGTGAGAGGGATATCAAGGGCGCGGCGCGTGAGATTTTTCTGAGGACTGGCTGGAGGGCTGTGATTGAGAGCGGGGTGCCTAGGGACAGGGTGAAGTTGCCTACGCATGAAATCGTGGGTGTTAGGCAGATTTTTCACAAGGCGTACGCGCAGAGGGCAGAGCTCATGGACTACCTCGCCAGGTATATCCACCAGGAGCCTGTGGTGAAGGAGGGGCCCATAACGGTGACTTTTCTCGGCGCGGCGATGGAGGTGGGGAGGAGCGCCATTCTCGTGAGCACTACGGAGAGCAACGTCCTTCTCGACTGCGGCCTCAAGCCGGGGCAGTACGACGAGGACTTCCCACTTCTCGACTTGGTGGATATCGACAGGCTCGACGCTGTTGTTCTCACCCACGCCCATATGGACCACGTGGGGTGCCTCCCGTTGCTGTTCAAATACGGCTACAGGGGGCCTGTCTACATGACCGACCCAACTAAGTACCAGGCCTTCATACTCCTCAGCGACTACGTGGAGCTCAAGGAGCGGGAGGGCCTCCAGCCCAGCTTCTCCATGGCCGACATAGAGGCTGTGATATACCACACCATTACGCTTGACTACGAGGAGGTGACTGACATAGCTCCCGACATTAAGCTGACTTTCTACGACGCTGGTCATGAAATAGGCTCGGCTATGGCCCACCTACACATAGGCAACGGCAGGTATAACATCCTCTACACTGGGGATTTCAAGTACGGGAAGACTAGGCTGTTGAACCGGGCGGTGAATAAGTTTAAGCGTGTGGAGATGCTCATAATGGAGTCTACCTACGGGGGGAAGGACGACGTGCAGCCCCCGAGGCTGGAGGCGGAAAATGCCTTAGCTAAACACGTCTCTGACACAGTCTCTAAGGGCGGCAAGGTGTTGATACCCGCCTTCAGCACCGGCAGGGGGCAGGAGATTCTATATATCTTGAACAAGATGATGGAGGGCGGGCTTGTGCCCCGGGTGCCTATCTACGTAGACGGCATGATTGTGGAGACGTTAAATGCGTACCTCATGTATCCGCACTACCTCAACCCCGAGGTTGCCGAGGAGATATACGGCGGCGTGAACCCCTTCACAACCTCGGGAAGCGTCGTCATCGTCGACCGCGCTAAGCGCGTCGAGGATAGGATAAACCAAGTGGCTAAGATCGCGCAGAGCGAGGAGCCTGCGGTTATAATAGCGCCGCACGGCATGTTAAACGGCGGGCCTGTGCTGGACTACTTTGCCCAGCTAGCCTACGACGAGAGGAATAAGCTGATCTTCGTCTCGTACCAGGCGGAGGGCACGCTGGGCCGGAGGATTCTAAATGGGGAGAGGGAGTTTGTCGTTAGGAGCTTGGTGGGGGGCGAGTCTAAAATTGACATGAGGATGGAGGTGGCTTCTATACCTGGGTTCTCGGGGCACAGCGATAGGAGGGAGCTTATGAAGTATGTTGAGCATATGGAGCCTAAGCCTAAGAAGATTGTGCTTATACATGGGGAGCCTTCTAAGGTAATCAGCTTGGCCACATCTATAGAGTTGAAGTACAAAATCACCACTGTTATACCGAAGGTGGGGGAGAGGATCAGGGCGTTGTGA